A window of bacterium genomic DNA:
TGTAAGAGGAAAATTTGACCATGAAGATGACACTGGTGACGTCTCTCATTTTCGAGCGCTCACAAGTGCACTCTCTGCAACGGTAGGACTCGGGAATATTGCTGGAGTGGCAGTTGCGATTCAACAAGGGGGGCCCGGTGCGGTCTTCTGGATGATGTTCCTTGCTCTCTTTGGAATGAGCGCTAAGTTCGGAAGTTGTACGCTCTCTCAGATGTACCGACGTGTCAATCCTGATGGCAGCATCTCAGGGGGGCCGATGTATTATCTCGACCTTGGTCTACGAGACGTTTCAGCCTTGTTAAAACCTCTTGGGAAAACGTTAGCAATTTTATATGCCATCTTCATCATGGGAGGGTCATTTGGTGGTGGTAATATGTTTCAGGCCAACCAAACAGCAGAAGCGATTACGAACACCTTCGGACTCACTCCCGGAGCTGAAAATATAATAGGAATAATTCTCGCCGTTCTTGTTGCTATCGTTGTTCTCGGGGGAATAAAACGCATTGGGGCTGCAACCTCCAAGATCGTACCTCTGATGTGCGGTATATACGTGATTGCAGCAATTGTCGTTCTTGTAACGAACCTCCATAACATACCGTCAGCATTGGGTACGATCTTAAATGAAGCCTTTGCTCCCAACGCTTTTTTCGGTGGATTACTCGGTGTCCTCATTATGGGATTTCGAAGAGCAGCATTTTCTAATGAAGCCGGGCTTGGAAGTGCAGCGATAGCTCATGCGGCTGCCAAGACAAAAGAACCAGTCAGAGAAGGACTGGTTGCGATGCTAGAGCCGTTCATCGATACCATCATAATCTGCTTTATGACCTCGATGGTCATCGTGGTGACAGGAGTTTATGCAGATCCGAGTATTGGTGCAGGCTCAGCTGATATCGGAGTGAGCCTCACGACGGCAGCATTCCAGTCGGTCATTCCGTGGTTTCCTATTGTCCTGACAATCTGTATTGCCCTATTTGCGTATTCGACAATGATCTCATGGTGCTACTACGGTGAACGAGGATGGATATATCTCATGGATCACCTTGGGGAAGGAGTAGGCTTAAGAACCTTACCCATTTTTCGAACTATCTTCGTATTTTTTACCTACCTGGGAGCCATTAGCTCCCTTGGGGATGTAATAGACTTTTCAGACCTTATGATTCTTAGCCTCGCCTTTCCGAATATCGTTGGTAGTCTTATACTCGCTCCACGAGTAAAAAGGCTCCTTGCAAACTACTGGACACGTCTTAAAGCCGGGGAGATGAAGTAGAATGATTCCATATCGCGCACTCTGTAAGATTGTCTTTCTGATGCTTATTCCGCTGGTGATATCCCCGGAACCTGCCTTGGCTGACTCACCGTATGTGGCAGAAACTGACTATTCGAATCTCACGCAGAGCCCGAAGGATGGCTGGGGAGACCTCGTAGTAGTCGAAGAAGAGAAAGAGCCCCTTCCGCTCTATGCTGAGATTCTTCTGTGGCCGGTTAATCGAATCCTTGATCTGGTTGACGTCGTCCGTGTTGATGTCGGTGCGGGGGCAAGTTATGGAGGAGTGATGAGAGTTACTCGCCAAGGCTCTGTTGGATACCGAAAGGTTGAGCCGGGCTCTTTACGAATAGGGGCATTTGGTCGGCAATCACCTTTCTTGCTCGAGACAGAGAATGAGTTCGGAGTAGGACAGAGCTACCAGTTTTCAGAAGATCGAGAAGTCTGTCAGGCTGAGTTCGGAATTGGCCTCGACATCTTTTTGGGAGGCTATATCGGAATATGTCCAGAGGGAATTGTAGATTTCTTCGCAGGGCTTGTTTTCCTCGATCCCGACGACGATGATATTCGGTAAAGACCTAGTCGAAAGAGATAAGGTCGTTATCTGGATCATAAAAAAGATCCTCTGAGGTTGCTTGCGCCTCTTTCTGCAATTGACCCGTTTCTTCCACCGCTTCACGCATCATCTCGTTCCGTCGCTCTTGATCGCTCATTAATCGCTCTCTCAACTCCCTTTTTCTGAACTCTCGCTCATAGTCAACGAACGGAGATTTGATATACGCAGATAGGGTCTCTAGATACAACTTCTCCCCCTCAGTCCTTCCTTCCCCACTGAGCAAACCCTTTTCAAATTGTTGGATAGCAATAAGATGCTGATCGAGTCGCTTTGAATCCCGAGCGATGGCTTGGGCAAATCGCGAAGCCGATTCAATCACAAAGAGCCTTGGCTCAAGCTGTTTTCGCGGCAATTTTTTTAATAGGTCTTCGAGAGTCTCTTCATCTTCAGAGCTCCCTTCTTTCGAAGATGTCTTCTCCTGTGTTTCCGCCTTCTTGATCGTAGCACTCTTAGCCGCCTCACCGATTTCTAGCGATGGCAAGTCATCAAGCAAAGCGGTATTGTCCTTGATCTCAACTTTGTTGAGGCGTTCCTCACGTCTTTTCTCTCGCTGAAGAGCGGTAATCTTCCTTTCAATTTTCTGGTAACCACGTGGCGGCTTACGACATTCAGAAAAGAGTAAACGAAAAAATGCCTTACACGCAGCACATCCCACAATACCCGCTCGGTACTCGCGTCCGATTTCTCTCACAACATCAGCTCTACCATCCTCATAAAGCTGATTACACAGGTGTGTAAAGTACTTCCTCTGCCGAAGGTAACCAGAAAATGATTTGGGATTTGATCTCTTCACTCTCCGCGGAAGAGGGGCTGGCTCACTGTACCGATGCATGCTACCTGCATCGAATTGGGGATCTTGCTCTACGCTCGTCATTGGACCTTCCGGTTCAGGCACTTTACTCAAACCCTCTTGTCCGATAGCGAATTGAGGAACTGATAGAATCATGAGAAGAGCGAGGAATCCAAGACACAGGAGCGCTCTGAAAGACCTCTCGAAACTTCGCGAGTCGCCTCTCAACGTCGCTAAATTCACCACACTAAATTTTTCACCAAGGAAATGATTCACGAGCTTCTCTCAAAAAACCGGATTTTCTCCCTTTAAGATGCAGAAATTGCTAAAAAAAGAGTCATAAATTTATTCTCCTCACCCCCCCAAGCCCTTGTCCCATTTTTACTCCTCCTCTAAAGTGCTCTCATCACTAGAACTCGGCGGATATACGGCATGACTATTGAAGAGGTAATAGAACGACTTTTTACACAACGAGGGGGAAGAACAACCCCTCCCGTTCCCATTCAATCAGAAATTCAACAATTCGCCGCTGGCATACAACACATTCTCTTTCCTCACTTTGATCAACATTCGTTTCAAACGAAAAATGAGCTCGCCACCTACCTGAACAATATCGATAGCATAGCACTCAAGTCCATTGGTCGTGAGGGGCCTGAACTTGAGAAGATAGCGAGAAAAGTTCTCGATCAGCTTGCTCAGTTTTTGCCAGAGCTTCAGATGACCTTACAAAAAGATGCCGAGTTCATTCACGAAGGAGACCCAGCAGCTCGGTCAACCGATGAAGTAATTGCCTCTTACCCTGGGTTTCAAGCTATTCTCTTTCATAGAGTAGCTCACTTTTTCTGGAATCATTCTCTTGAATCATTTGCTCGTGCTCTATCAGAGCATGCACATAGAAAAACGGGGATTGATATTCACCCAGGCGCGCGCATCGCATCTCCCTTTTTTATAGATCATGGCACTGGAATTGTTATCGGAGAGACAACAGTCATCGGAGAGCGAGTTAAGTTGTACCAAGGGGTTACCCTGGGCGCATTGAGCGTTGAGAAAACACTCGCTTCGACAAAAAGACACCCCACCATTGAAGATGATGTTGTTATCTATGCAAGTGCAACCATCCTTGGTGGAGATACCGTTATTGGAAAAGGCTCTGTTATCGGTGGAAACGTTTGGCTAACGAACAGTATCCCTGCTCACTCCACTGTCTATCACAACAGAGAAGTTACAATTCAGACTCGAGAATAGGCGCACTGAAAAAAAACACCGCCAGCTCCCCTTTTCCTCTCATCACCACCTTTCTTGAAAGTGCGCGCACAAAAAAAGGGGCCACGAACCAAAAGCCCGTGACACCCCTTTTTGCCATGCTCCTCCTCAGCACTCGGCTTGAGGAAGGAACAGTTTAGAGAAACACCCTAGTTTGCATTCGCTGCCATATCAGCTAAGGCTTCTTTCAACGAGAGGCGAATCTTACCCATTCGGTCCATCTCAAGCACCTTAACAGTGATTTGATCTCCCTCACTTACGACATCTTCAACACTTCGGACTCGCTCATCCGCAAGTTGTGAAATGTGTACGAGCCCTTCTGTTCCAGGAAGGATCTCTACGAAGGCACCAAAGTCGGCTATTCGCTTTACGACTCCCTGGTACAGCTTTCCAATTTCTGGCTTCTCAGTAAGACTCTTACAGATTCTTACCGCGTTATCCAAGGACTCTCCATCACTTCCAGAAACAGTAACGTCTCCGTTGTCTTGGATTGAGATCTTAACATCCCAAGTCTCTTGAATGCCTTTAATCGTCTTCCCACCACTGCCAATCAAGTCTCTGATCTTATCCGTAGGAATCTTAAAAGAGACGATTCGCGGCGCATATCGGCTTAACTCCTCACGAGGAGCCTCAATAACTTCCGCCATCTTCGTTAGGATATGGAGACGCGCTTCTCGAGCCTGCTCAAGAGCTTGGGTCATGATATCTTGGCTCAGACCTTTAATCTTAATATCCATTTGAAGAGCAGTAATACCACGCTCACTTCCACACACCTTAAAGTCCATATCGCCAAGATGATCCTCGTCTCCGAGAATATCGGTCAAGATTGCCGTCTTTTCACCTTCCTTGATAAGCCCCATCGCAACTCCCGCTACTGGAGCCTCTAGGGGAACCCCTGCATCAAGAAGCGAAAGGGTACCACCGCAAACCGACGCCATGGAGCTCGAACCGTTACTTTCCGTAATTTCTGACACGATTCTTACCGTGTACGGAAAGTTCGCGGTTGATGGAATTACCGTTCGCAATGCACGCTCAGCAAGCGCCCCATGTCCAATCTCTCTTCTTCCAGGTCCACGCATTGGTCTTGCTTCTCCAACGGAAAACGGAGGGAAGTTATAATGCAGCATAAAGTCTTTGGTGGTGTCACCATAAAGATTATCGATACGCTGAGCATCGTCTTCTACCCCAAGAGTGGCAGTAACAATTGCCTGAGTCTCTCCTCGAGTGAAAAGTGCTGAGCCATGAACCCGAGGCAAGTATCCAACCTGGATATCAATTGGACGAACCGTTCTTGTATCACGCCCATCGATTCTCTCGCCCTTTTCGAGGATCATCT
This region includes:
- a CDS encoding alanine:cation symporter family protein yields the protein MDMLHQSFTTLLRFSLLAILAGLLCVSLIHADSEKSVPTDVEDAIQIEHVESETPAPPSLLSRVNSSMASVMFFDILGGAHTVTQVDISGNPVIDPETGEPKKRTVGFPLLVAILAFGAIFFTFFYGWINIRGFQHSIDVVRGKFDHEDDTGDVSHFRALTSALSATVGLGNIAGVAVAIQQGGPGAVFWMMFLALFGMSAKFGSCTLSQMYRRVNPDGSISGGPMYYLDLGLRDVSALLKPLGKTLAILYAIFIMGGSFGGGNMFQANQTAEAITNTFGLTPGAENIIGIILAVLVAIVVLGGIKRIGAATSKIVPLMCGIYVIAAIVVLVTNLHNIPSALGTILNEAFAPNAFFGGLLGVLIMGFRRAAFSNEAGLGSAAIAHAAAKTKEPVREGLVAMLEPFIDTIIICFMTSMVIVVTGVYADPSIGAGSADIGVSLTTAAFQSVIPWFPIVLTICIALFAYSTMISWCYYGERGWIYLMDHLGEGVGLRTLPIFRTIFVFFTYLGAISSLGDVIDFSDLMILSLAFPNIVGSLILAPRVKRLLANYWTRLKAGEMK
- a CDS encoding serine acetyltransferase, encoding MTIEEVIERLFTQRGGRTTPPVPIQSEIQQFAAGIQHILFPHFDQHSFQTKNELATYLNNIDSIALKSIGREGPELEKIARKVLDQLAQFLPELQMTLQKDAEFIHEGDPAARSTDEVIASYPGFQAILFHRVAHFFWNHSLESFARALSEHAHRKTGIDIHPGARIASPFFIDHGTGIVIGETTVIGERVKLYQGVTLGALSVEKTLASTKRHPTIEDDVVIYASATILGGDTVIGKGSVIGGNVWLTNSIPAHSTVYHNREVTIQTRE
- the pnp gene encoding polyribonucleotide nucleotidyltransferase codes for the protein MSETTLGTPITVETDFHGTHLSFETGKVAKQASGSVIVRSGESVVLVTCVLGDDRGGDFLPLTIDYVEKAYAAGKIPGGFFKREGRLSERETLISRFIDRPCRPLFKKGFGNEIQVVATVLSADPNVDTDVVALCGASAAIAISEIPFDGPVAGVRVARIDGKLCINPTPDELEDQDLNFIVAGTRDAIVMVEGGAHEASEAEVLEALFYAHQEIQKIIALQDELVSKVGKTKIEFVPKEDDAALTQQIESAIKDELLAACVVRDKLERKTAFKAVKEKVVEQFVGEDAEDPDARKAEVVGILEGLHSTYVRQMILEKGERIDGRDTRTVRPIDIQVGYLPRVHGSALFTRGETQAIVTATLGVEDDAQRIDNLYGDTTKDFMLHYNFPPFSVGEARPMRGPGRREIGHGALAERALRTVIPSTANFPYTVRIVSEITESNGSSSMASVCGGTLSLLDAGVPLEAPVAGVAMGLIKEGEKTAILTDILGDEDHLGDMDFKVCGSERGITALQMDIKIKGLSQDIMTQALEQAREARLHILTKMAEVIEAPREELSRYAPRIVSFKIPTDKIRDLIGSGGKTIKGIQETWDVKISIQDNGDVTVSGSDGESLDNAVRICKSLTEKPEIGKLYQGVVKRIADFGAFVEILPGTEGLVHISQLADERVRSVEDVVSEGDQITVKVLEMDRMGKIRLSLKEALADMAANAN